A DNA window from Castanea sativa cultivar Marrone di Chiusa Pesio chromosome 7, ASM4071231v1 contains the following coding sequences:
- the LOC142642991 gene encoding disease resistance protein RGA2-like, whose product MAEAILFGVAQKMIVSLGSQIFQEIGSLWGVKDELQKIKSAVSRIQAVLQDAAEQQNHNHQVRDWLEKLKDVVYDADDLLGEFFTEALRRRAMSGNKIKKEVRTFFSSSNQLAFRIEMSGKIKAMRKKLDAIAKENRDFNLKVSPPENYSLNMQREETHSFVPNEEVIGREHDKEKIIKLLLEPNNEENLSVIPIVGIGGLGKTTLAQFVYNDENVDKHFELKMWVCVSDAFELKIIVEKIIASAACKKPEDLHMDELQKLLREKIDKKKYLLVLDDVWNESRNKWDNLKRLLKGGAKGSKIIITTRVQLVAEITSPVSIHTLKGLSEDESWSLFEQIAFTKGEETNNSRLKEIGKEILVRCQGVPLAIKSIGSVLCLDKTEPKWSRVKDNVLTNILQPGDDIFPILKLSYDNLPSHLKSCFAYCSVFPKDCEIEKEMVVQLWIAQGFIQLSNTKQQLEEVANEYFKDLLWRSFFEEVGGEFGNLKYKMHDLIHDLAESVAMVDCKQVDRDSKNVDEKIRHVSCEFFTGSSFNETLSLLVKAKKIRTFLLTSNYFNELDEPMLNTINLNFRSLRALDIGQSEITMVPNSIGNLIHLKYLDLSRSYDMVTLPKAITRLWNLQTLKVFSCQSLKELPKDIKELVNLRHLDDNDCDALSNMPRGIGQLTCLQTLPLFVVSKDSSSISKHVGGLGELNQLNNIRGTLEITHLERLEDANSECKAANISGKQHLEELKLRWDQEGNINNDDEKSLDGLQPHQNLKYLSVQGYGGVRFSSWLSLLANLVEIEINGERCQHLPRLSQLPSLQSLDLFEMMDLEYMSDGDISEEVPASSTVSSTPFFPSLKSLSIVQCPKLKGWWRSASMQDHHHHSLPSFPCLSYLHIYECPNLTSMPLFPYLEENLYLENVSFMPLQETMAMASLVPPSSPLSKLKIMTVSFREDEVPLLDDWPSNLMSLKKLMIWCSPGLTSLPEAVRYLTSLRSLAFKDLPKLESLPASLQHLTNLQDLYIIDCPSLTILPEWISKLTSLETLGIDRCPNLASLPDELQCLRSLQRLKIVDCPLLAKRCEKGTGEDWSKIAHIPNINHTWEYISFSTHFRAKLKN is encoded by the exons ATGGCCGAAGCAATCCTCTTTGGCGTTGCACAGAAAATGATTGTAAGTTTGGGATCTCAGATTTTCCAGGAGATTGGATCGCTCTGGGGCGTTAAAGATGAGCTTCAAAAGATCAAGAGCGCTGTTTCCAGAATCCAAGCTGTACTTCAGGATGCAGCAGAGCAGCAAAACCACAACCATCAAGTCAGGGACTGGCTCGAGAAGCTCAAGGATGTTGTTTATGATGCTGATGACTTGCTGGGTGAATTCTTCACTGAAGCTTTGCGGCGAAGAGCAATGAGTGGgaataaaatcaaaaaagagGTACGCACTTTTTTTTCAAGTTCAAATCAACTTGCTTTTCGTATTGAGATGAGTGGTAAAATAAAGGCGATGAGGAAGAAGCTAGATGCCATAGCAAAAGAAAACAGAGACTTCAACTTGAAAGTAAGCCCGCCAGAGAATTACAGCTtgaatatgcagagggaagagACTCACTCATTTGTACCTAATGAAGAAGTTATTGGGAGAGAACATGATAAAGAGAAGATCATAAAACTATTATTGGAGCCTAATAATGAAGAGAATCTTTCAGTTATTCCCATAGTGGGAATTGGTGGGTTAGGAAAGACCACACTTGCTCAATTTGTCTACAATGACGAGAACGTTGATAAACATTTTGAGCTAAAAATGTGGGTGTGTGTCTCTGATGCGTTTGAGttgaaaattattgttgaaaaaataattgcTTCTGCTGCTTGTAAGAAGCCAGAAGACCTTCATATGGATGAATTGCAAAAGCTTCTTCgtgaaaaaattgataaaaaaaaatacttacttGTGTTGGATGATGTGTGGAATGAAAGTCGTAACAAATGGGATAACTTGAAGCGTCTTTTAAAGGGTGGTGCAAAGGGAAGTAAGATTATAATAACGACACGTGTCCAATTGGTTGCTGAGATTACAAGTCCAGTTTCAATACACACCCTTAAAGGTCTCTCTGAAGACGAATCTTGGTCTTTGTTTGAACAAATAGCATTTACAAAAGGAGAAGAGACCAACAATTCTAGACTAAAAGAAATTGGAAAGGAAATTTTAGTCAGATGTCAGGGGGTACCCCTTGCCATAAAGTCCATTGGAAGTGTATTATGCTTAGACAAAACTGAGCCTAAATGGTCACGTGTCAAGGATAATGTGCTTACAAATATACTTCAACCCGGGGATGACATATTTCCAATCCTAAAGTTGAGTTATGATAATTTGCCCTCACATTTAAAGAGTTGCTTTGCTTATTGCTCTGTGTTTCCAAAAGATTGTGAGATAGAAAAGGAAATGGTGGTGCAACTATGGATAGCACAAGGGTTTATCCAATTGTCAAACACAAAACAACAATTAGAGGAGGTTGCTAATGAGTACTTCAAGGATCTGCTTTGGAGGTCCTTCTTTGAAGAAGTAGGGGGTGAGTTTGgaaatttaaaatacaaaatgcatGATCTAATTCATGATCTTGCAGAATCGGTTGCAATGGTGGACTGCAAGCAAGTTGATAGGGACAGCAAAAATGTTGATGAAAAAATTCGTCATGTATCTTGTGAATTTTTTACTGGCTCCTCTTTTAATGAAACTTTAAGCTTATTggttaaagcaaaaaaaatacgTACGTTTCTTCTAACATCAAATTACTTCAATGAGCTGGATGAGCCAATGTTGAATAcaattaatttgaatttcagAAGCTTGCGTGCATTAGATATAGGTCAGTCGGAGATCACAATGGTGCCAAATTCTATAGGGAACTTAATACATCTCAAATACCTTGATCTTTCTAGAAGCTATGATATGGTCACTCTCCCTAAAGCTATTACTAGACTATGGAATTTGCAAACACTAAAAGTCTTTTCATGCCAGAGTCTTAAAGAATTACCTAAAGACATTAAAGAATTAGTCAACCTCAGGCACCTTGATGACAATGACTGTGATGCTTTGAGTAATATGCCTCGTGGAATAGGGCAACTGACTTGTCTTCAAACATTACCATTATTCGTTGTGAGCAAGGACTCTTCTTCCATCTCCAAGCACGTTGGTGGCCTAGGCGAATTAAACCAGCTAAACAACATCAGAGGAACACTAGAGATCACACATTTGGAGCGACTAGAAGATGCTAACTCAGAATGCAAGGCTGCAAATATAAGTGGAAAACAGCATCTTGAAGAGCTGAAGTTAAGATGGGATCAAGAAGGTAATATTAATAATGACGATGAGAAGTCATTAGATGGCCTCCAACCACATCAAAATCTCAAATATTTGTCGGTGCAAGGGTACGGGGGAGTGAGGTTTTCTAGTTGGCTTTCTTTGCTCGCCAATCTGgttgaaatagaaataaatggTGAAAGATGTCAACATTTGCCACGGTTATCTCAACTCCCCTCTCTACAATCTCTAGACCTTTTTGAAATGATGGATTTGGAGTACATGTCAGATGGTGATATAAGTGAGGAGGTACCTGCTTCATCCACAGTGTCGTCAACACCATTCTTCCCATCGTTGAAGTCACTCTCAATCGTACAATGCCCTAAGCTGAAGGGATGGTGGAGGAGTGCATCAATGCAAGATCATCATCACCACtcattgccttcatttccttgTCTTTCTTATTTACATATTTACGAGTGTCCTAATCTGACTTCCATGCCTCTATTTCCATATcttgaagaaaatttatatCTGGAAAATGTTAGCTTCATGCCTTTGCAAGAGACAATGGCAATGGCTTCGTTGGTGCCCCCCTCATCCCCTCTTTCTAAATTAAAGATTATGACTGTGTCTTTTAGAGAGGATGAAGTACCTCTGCTAGATGACTGGCCGTCAAATCTAATGTCTCTCAAGAAATTAATGATCTGGTGTAGCCCTGGACTAACATCTCTCCCTGAAGCTGTGCGATATCTCACCTCCCTCCGTTCTTTGGCTTTCAAAGATCTTCCGAAACTGGAGTCTCTCCCTGCAAGTCTTCAACATCTTACCAACCTGCAAGACCTCTACATTATAGACTGTCCCAGTTTAACGATTTTGCCAGAGTGGATTAGCAAGCTCACATCACTTGAAACACTTGGAATTGATAGATGCCCTAATTTGGCATCACTTCCTGATGAATTGCAATGTCTTAGGTCTTTACAAAGGCTAAAAATTGTAGATTGTCCTCTCTTAGCAAAAAGGTGCGAAAAAGGAACCGGTGAGGATTGGTCCAAGATTGCTCACATCCCCAATATTAACCATACATGGGAATACATTAGTTTTTCTACG CATTTTCGGGCCAAGCTGaagaattaa